CGGGGATGTCCAGGCCCTCGCGCAGCAGGTTGATCCCCACCAGCACGTCGAAGGTCCCCAGCCGCAGGTCGCGCAGGATCTCCACCCGTTCGACCGTGTCGATGTCCGAGTGCAGGTAGCGCACCTTCACGCCGTTGTCGCTGAGGTACTCGGTCAACTGCTCGGCCATGCGCTTGGTCAGCGTCGTGATCAGCACGCGTTCCTTGATCTCGACGCGGTCGCGGATCTCCTGCAGCACGTCGTCGACCTGATGCACGGCCGGTCTCACCTCGACGATCGGATCCACCAGGCCCGTCGGCCGCACCAGCTGCTCGACGACGTTGCCGGCCTGGCGCTTCTCGTACTCGCCCGGCGTGGCGCTGACGAAGATGGCCTGGCGCATCTTGCGCTCGTACTCCTCGAATTTCAGCGGCCGGTTGTCCATCGCCGACGGCAGTCTGAAGCCGTACTCGACCAGCGTGCTCTTGCGCGCCCGGTCGCCGTTGTACATGCCGCCGAACTGGCCGATCAGCACGTGGCTCTCGTCCAGGAACATCAGCGCGTCGGGCGGCAGGTAGTCCACCAGCGTCGGCGGCGGATCGCCCGGCGCGGCCTGCGACAGGTGGCGCGTGTAGTTCTCGATGCCCTTGCAGTGCCCGACTTCCTGGAGCATCTCCAGGTCGAAGCGCGTGCGCTGCTCCAGCCGCTGGGCCTCGACGAGCTTGCCCTCCTTGATGAAGAAGGCGACGCGCTCGCGCAACTCCTCCTTGATCGTCTCGATCGCGGCGACCACGCGGTCGCGCGGGGTCACGTAATGGCTGGAGGGATAGACGGTGAAGCGCGGGATCTTCTGCCGGATCTGGCCGGTCAGCGGATCGAAGAGCACCAGGCCTTCGACCTCGTCGTCGAAGAGCTCGATCCGCAGCGCCAGCTCCGAGTGCTCCGCCGGGAACACGTCGATCGTGTCGCCGCGCACGCGGAAGTGGCCGCGGGTGAATTCCATCTCGTTGCGCGTGTACTGCATGCGCGCCAGCTGCTGGATCACGTCGCGCTGGCCGACCTTGTCGCCCACCCGCAGCGTCATCACCATCTGGTGGTAATCGCTCGGGTTGCCGATGCCGTAGATCGCCGACACCGACGCCACGATCACCACGTCGCGCCGCTCCAGCAGGCTCTTGGTGCAGGACAGTCTCAACTGCTCGATCTGCTCGTTGATCGCGCTGTCCTTCTCGATGAACAGGTCACGCTGCGGGACGTAGGCCTCGGGCTGGTAGTAGTCGTAATAGCTGACGAAGTACTCGACCGCGTTCTTCGGGAAGAACTCTCGGAACTCGCTGTAGAGCTGCGCCGCCAGCGTCTTGTTGGGCGCGAAGACGATCGCCGGGCGTCCGAGACGCGCGATCGTGTTGGCCATCGTGAAGGTCTTGCCCGACCCCGTCACGCCCAGCAGCGTCTGGAAGCTCTCGCCGTCATTGACACCGTCCACCAGCCCCTGGATGGCCGTCGGCTGATCGCCCGCGGGCGGGTACGGCTGGAACAACTGGAACGGAGAGCCTTCGAAAGAGACGAATTCGCCCTTCGGCGGCTCGCCCGCGCCGGTGGTATCCACCTCTAGAGAGGCAGGTTTCTCCCCCTTGGCGACAGGAGTTTCAGGCTTGGCGGCGGAAGATCGACTCATCAGGGTTTCCCAGGGGCAACGCATGTTCCCTGCCTACAATCGGCGGGCTTCGCTGGGCGCTCAGGAGGCGCCTCGGGCGTCAGGACGCGACAGCGTAGCGCAGTCCTCTCCACCGTTTGTCAGGAAAGCCTCCATGTCCTTGTTCGCCGCCGTCGCCATGGCCCCTCGCGACCCCATCCTGGGTCTGAACGAGCAATTCAACGCCGACCCGAATCCCAACAAGGTCAACCTGGGCGTCGGCGTCTATTACGACGACAACGGCAAGCTGCCCCTGCTGGCCTGCGTGGCCGCCGCGGAAGCACAGATGCAGGCCGCTCCCAAGCCGCGCGGCTATCTGCCCATCGACGGCATCGCCGCGTACGACCTGGCGGTCCAAGGCCTGGTCTTCGGCGCCGACAGCGACGTGCTCAAGAGCAAGCGCGTGGCGACCGTGCAGGCCATCGGCGGTACCGGCGGCTTGAAGATCGGTGCGGACTTCCTCAAGCGCCTGAATCCCGGCGCCACGGTGCTGATCTCCGACCCGTCCTGGGAAAACCACCGCGCGCTGTTCACCAACGCGGGCTTCCCGGTCGACACCTACCCCTACTACGACGCCGCCAATCGCGGCATCAACTTCGACGGCATGCTGTCGGCGCTCAACGCCGCGGCGGCCGGAACGATCGTCGTGCTGCACGCCTGCTGCCACAACCCGACCGGCTACGACCTGACGCCCGCGCAGTGGGACCAGGTCGTGGAGGCGGTCAAGGCGAAGGATCTCGTCGCCTTCCTCGACATGGCCTACCAGGGCTTCGGCGAAGGCATCGCCGAGGACGGCGCCGTGATCCGGCAGTTCCTGGACGCCGGCCTGGACTTCTTCGTGTCGACCAGCTTCTCCAAGAGCTTCTCGCTCTACGGGGAACGCGTCGGCGCGCTGAGCGTGGTCTGCGCCTCGGCCGAAGAGACGGTCAAGGTGCTGAGCCAGCTCAAGATCGTCATCCGGACCAACTACTCCAACCCGCCGACGCACGGGGCCCAGGTCGTGGCCACCGTGCTGTCGACCCCGGCGCTGCGGGCCCAGTGGGAAGAGGAACTGGCCGGCATGCGCGTGCGCATCAAGCAGATGCGCGAGGCGCTCGTCACTGAACTCAAGGCCGCCGGCATCACCGACGACCTGAGCTACGTCACCCGCCAGAAGGGCATGTTCAGCTACAGCGGGCTGTCCGCCGAGCAAATGCAGCGCCTGCGCTCGGAATTCGGCGTCTATGGCGTCGACTCCGGCCGTATCTGCGTCGCCGCGCTGAACAGCAAGAACTTGAAACAAGTCGCCGCCGCGATCGCTGCGGTGAAGAAGGCCTGATCACTGGGCTCTCCCTCGACACCACACTTCGATGCGCTGATCGCACGATCGGCCATCGAACACAGGGCCGGACCTGCCGCAAGCAGGCCGGCCCTGCGCATTTATGGCGAAATGCATAGGTTCGAAACCCCTCCTTCCGCCTTGCACGGCGCACTGGCGACACACACTTCCAAAACCCGGGGCCTAGAATTGCTGCATTGCACAACGGGTGCCAGCCTTCGCCTCACTCCCCTCGAGAGGTCCGCCAGATGCTCTACCAGCTTTATGAAACCCAACGCGCGCTGCTGAGCCCGTTCTCCGAATTCGCCAGCGCCACAGCCAAGCTGTACAGCCACCCGCTGTCGCCCTTCGCCCATACGCCGCTGTCGCACCGGATGTCCGCAGGCCTGGATCTGATGCACCGGCTGGCCAAGGAGTACGAGAAGCCGGAATTCGAGATCAACAGCGTCGAGGTCGACGGCGTCGACGTCGCAGTCCAGGAACTGGTGGCGCTCGAGCAGCCCTTCTGCCGCCTGCTGCGCTTCAAGCGCTACACCGACGATCAGGCCGTGCTGGCCAAGATGAAGGCGCAGCCGACCGTTCTGGTCGTGGCACCGCTGTCCGGCCATCACAGCACGCTGCTGCGCGATACCGTCAAACAGCTGCTGAAGGACCACAAGGTCTTCATCACCGACTGGACCGACGCCCGCATGGTGCCGCTCGAGGCCGGTGCATTCCACCTCGACGACTACATCTATTACGTCCAGGACTTCATCCGCCACGTCGGCGAAGACTGCCATGTGATCTCGGTCTGCCAGCCGACGGTGCCGGTGCTCGCGGCGATCTCGCTGATGGCCTCCAAGGGCGAGACCACGCCGCGGTCGATGACGATGATGGGCGGCCCGATCGACGCCCGCCGCAGCCCGACGGCCGTCAACAACCTGGCGATGAACAAGAGCTACAGCTGGTTCGAGAACAACGTGATCTACCGCGTTCCGACCAACTTCCCGGGCGCCGGCCGCGAGGTCTATCCGGGCTTCCTGCAGCACACCGGCT
This genomic stretch from Mitsuaria sp. 7 harbors:
- a CDS encoding amino acid aminotransferase; amino-acid sequence: MSLFAAVAMAPRDPILGLNEQFNADPNPNKVNLGVGVYYDDNGKLPLLACVAAAEAQMQAAPKPRGYLPIDGIAAYDLAVQGLVFGADSDVLKSKRVATVQAIGGTGGLKIGADFLKRLNPGATVLISDPSWENHRALFTNAGFPVDTYPYYDAANRGINFDGMLSALNAAAAGTIVVLHACCHNPTGYDLTPAQWDQVVEAVKAKDLVAFLDMAYQGFGEGIAEDGAVIRQFLDAGLDFFVSTSFSKSFSLYGERVGALSVVCASAEETVKVLSQLKIVIRTNYSNPPTHGAQVVATVLSTPALRAQWEEELAGMRVRIKQMREALVTELKAAGITDDLSYVTRQKGMFSYSGLSAEQMQRLRSEFGVYGVDSGRICVAALNSKNLKQVAAAIAAVKKA
- a CDS encoding polyhydroxyalkanoate depolymerase — its product is MLYQLYETQRALLSPFSEFASATAKLYSHPLSPFAHTPLSHRMSAGLDLMHRLAKEYEKPEFEINSVEVDGVDVAVQELVALEQPFCRLLRFKRYTDDQAVLAKMKAQPTVLVVAPLSGHHSTLLRDTVKQLLKDHKVFITDWTDARMVPLEAGAFHLDDYIYYVQDFIRHVGEDCHVISVCQPTVPVLAAISLMASKGETTPRSMTMMGGPIDARRSPTAVNNLAMNKSYSWFENNVIYRVPTNFPGAGREVYPGFLQHTGFVAMNPDRHLSSHYDYFLDLVRGDDDNVDAHRRFYDEYNAVLDMPAEYYLDTIKTVFQDFALVHGTWEVGGDLVRPQDITQTALLTVEGELDDISGAGQTKAAHELCSGIDAKDQAHYDAVGAGHYGIFSGRRWREKVYPVIRDFIAKYDAAPLHKPAAAKRAAARPAAARRSRKPTE
- the uvrB gene encoding excinuclease ABC subunit UvrB; translation: MSRSSAAKPETPVAKGEKPASLEVDTTGAGEPPKGEFVSFEGSPFQLFQPYPPAGDQPTAIQGLVDGVNDGESFQTLLGVTGSGKTFTMANTIARLGRPAIVFAPNKTLAAQLYSEFREFFPKNAVEYFVSYYDYYQPEAYVPQRDLFIEKDSAINEQIEQLRLSCTKSLLERRDVVIVASVSAIYGIGNPSDYHQMVMTLRVGDKVGQRDVIQQLARMQYTRNEMEFTRGHFRVRGDTIDVFPAEHSELALRIELFDDEVEGLVLFDPLTGQIRQKIPRFTVYPSSHYVTPRDRVVAAIETIKEELRERVAFFIKEGKLVEAQRLEQRTRFDLEMLQEVGHCKGIENYTRHLSQAAPGDPPPTLVDYLPPDALMFLDESHVLIGQFGGMYNGDRARKSTLVEYGFRLPSAMDNRPLKFEEYERKMRQAIFVSATPGEYEKRQAGNVVEQLVRPTGLVDPIVEVRPAVHQVDDVLQEIRDRVEIKERVLITTLTKRMAEQLTEYLSDNGVKVRYLHSDIDTVERVEILRDLRLGTFDVLVGINLLREGLDIPEVSLVAILDADKEGFLRAERSLIQTIGRAARNVNGKAILYADRMTESMKKAIGETERRRAKQIEFNEANGITPRGVVKRIRDLIEGVYSDKPGRDDAKVIHDAAEVEALSEKDLSKRITQLEKQMLEHARNLEFEKAARLRDQLSQLKEQAFGAAVHDNVVPITAGKGK